A DNA window from Trichosurus vulpecula isolate mTriVul1 chromosome 2, mTriVul1.pri, whole genome shotgun sequence contains the following coding sequences:
- the LOC118838746 gene encoding 60S ribosomal protein L15-like, with translation MGAYKYIQELWRKKQSDVMRFPLRVRCWQYRQLSALHRAPRPTRPDKARRLGYKAKQGYVIYRIRVCRGGRKHPVPKGATYGKPVHHGVNQLKFARSLQSVAEEHAGCHCGALRVLNSYWVGEDSTYKFFEVILIDPFHKAIRRNPDTQWITKPLHKHREMRGLTSAGRKSWGLGKGHKFHHTIGGSHHPAWRRCNTLQLHRYR, from the coding sequence ATGGGGGCATACAAGTACATTCAGGAGCTGTGGAGGAAGAAGCAGTCGGATGTCATGCGGTTCCCGCTGCGTGTGCGCTGCTGGCAGTACCGCCAGCTATCAGCGCTGCATCGCGCGCCCCGGCCCACCAGACCCGACAAAGCCCGCAGGCTGGGTTACAAGGCCAAGCAAGGTTATGTCATCTACCGTATCCGAGTTTGCCGTGGTGGCCGAAAGCATCCAGTTCCCAAGGGTGCAACCTACGGTAAACCCGTGCATCATGGCGTCAATCAGCTGAAGTTTGCCAGGAGCCTTCAGTCTGTAGCAGAAGAACATGCTGGCTGCCACTGTGGGGCCCTGAGAGTCTTGAACTCATACTGGGTGGGTGAAGATTCAACCTACAAATTCTTTGAGGTTATTCTTATTGACCCATTCCATAAAGCTATCAGACGAAACCCCGACACTCAATGGATCACCAAGCCATTGCACAAACACAGAGAGATGCGGGGGCTTACCTCAGCTGGCCGAAAGAGCTGGGGTCTTGGAAAGGGTCACAAATTCCACCATACCATTGGAGGTTCTCATCATCCTGCTTGGAGAAGGTGCAATACTCTCCAACTACATCGATACCGCTAA